The window CTCCTTCTTGCGTgtctcgccgatgccgtcgttgtTCCCTGCATCCATCGTCAgcgagggccgccgccggacggcgaggggcggggcgaggacgggagACGCACCGGTGGACATGACGAGCAAGCCGCCCCTGATGCGGTGGTTCctgtcgaggacgccgaggatggtgggcgagaagaagagacactcgtcgtcggggtgggcggtgacgatgagcACGTTCTTGGCGTGCtgcagcgccggcggcagcagtcgagcgtcgccgccgaggaggtaGGCGAGGACGCATTGCAGGAAGaggggcacgacgacgacgagggcggcgacgcggatGAGCACTCGACGACGGGTCCGCGTGGCGACGAGCCACTGGACGGGGTTCTCCATCTTGAgcatgtcgtcgccgcgttgtaggctcggcgtcggagcAGGACGGACAATGAGCCGCGGGCGAACGAGCAGCACGGCCGACGGAGGCGGATCAACGGTGGTGCGAAAGGCGGCGCGCGGCTGATGCggatgtcgacggcgacggcatggccCTCTGACGAAGGAGGATGTCGACACGATGCTGCGGGTTTCGCTGCCAAAGGTGACGATGCCAGCGAGATGCTCGGTTTGGGTGGTTGTTCGGGTCGTGACGAGATCTGCTGGGGTTGCCGCGTAATGACAGTACAGTGTTGATTCGAATCGATTTATTTGCGTgcttactgtatacttacttggtaCACTTGATGCGTTGTCagcgcaagtaagtacctacttactcaagtacttacctgcagTAACTCGACAAAACTAATggttcagttttggtagcgccggtcctacaaattgaatcgacaatTTTGTCTCCctactccctactccgtactgcgcaagtagttgtacatgaaCAGAGTACACCgaacagtacggagcaccagtgcaagtaatactgtgcagtaattactatggaatactgtacggagtacataccccgtacaagtgcaagtactccgtacgagccGTCCAGTGCCCACAGCACATGCGTGCAAgtgccgtactccgtaatgctCTGGCATTTGCCCTGTATTCTTGTCACTAACCTCCCCTgtcgtactgtacggagtgctgtaaaTTACCTTGTTCAATCATCATGCACCTGCACGATCCTAGCCAATCCTGTGCCGCCCAGGCCGTACTccttgcacagtacaagtacggagtacacgtataTGCTGTatacagcacagtacggagaacagttCGTTcagggtacatgtacttgtagtaatacttgcaattGCGTGTTCATGcagtactattactgtacagagtacaagtactctgaCGTCAATCGTaccgtacagcaagtacttacagttcGTTcaatgtacttacatgtacttgtagtacttgCAATTACGTACTGTGCTCATAGCAGTACTATTACTGTGCatgagtacaagtactcaaCGTCAATCGTACCgtgcagcacagtacagagAAGCCGTTCTCCGTGGAGGAGCGAAAACTCGAATCGCCAACATCAATTCACATGGCCGCCATTGTCCCTCCATCCCCGAATGATGCATTCCGTACAATATCACAGACGGTATTTCCTCCTTTGCGTCTCCATCAAGGTAGCAGAGCCGACTGGATGCGGCGTCAAAGTATTCCCTCTGGCAAAGCCTTGACACGGCCTTGGGTTATGCGCACAGTGTTGGAGGGGGGGCCTTGTGGAGGATGTGGTCAACCATGATATGCAAGTAACAATAATAAATCGGACAAGTGCCAAGTGAACCAAGAAAGGCTACCAGAGATGAACAAGGTGGGCAATAAGTACACttaattacaagtaataattgtactgcaagtgccGTGCAGTTGTGCTTGGATGGAAAGCGTCAAGTGCCTTTGAATATCGTAATACAATtacttactctgtacataattagcactgtacacctacacccacACCCCAACGTTCCTTGCACGTGACACATACTGCTCCAACATGCTGCTCCATGAACGACTAGAAAAAGTACTCTACGCAAACATGGACTCGTCAAA of the Drechmeria coniospora strain ARSEF 6962 chromosome 01, whole genome shotgun sequence genome contains:
- a CDS encoding glycan biosynthesis protein, which produces MSTVRNCKYYKYMTGATKTEPLVLSSYCSVPTDLVTTRTTTQTEHLAGIVTFGSETRSIVSTSSFVRGPCRRRRHPHQPRAAFRTTVDPPPSAVLLVRPRLIVRPAPTPSLQRGDDMLKMENPVQWLVATRTRRRVLIRVAALVVVVPLFLQCVLAYLLGGDARLLPPALQHAKNVLIVTAHPDDECLFFSPTILGVLDRNHRIRGGLLVMSTGASPVLAPPLAVRRRPSLTMDAGNNDGIGETRKKELLGSCAALGIDSSRCVALDHPELQDNPKLWWNTTLIESIVGEHVAKWDINAIITFDEGGVSGHINHRAVSAAVSEYVANDASAPPAFKLVTTAVLRKYSGLLDLPLTAFSFTWRLFAAVFFPSDEADAQYSTKALIASTWNRYLLTRRAFASHDSQYSWDRHLYMILSRYVWFNDLTRIPGKA